The DNA sequence GCGAAGGGAGAGGCGGCGACCTGCGCGACCCGGGCCATCGGCTGCATCGGAAAGGTGACGACTGAAATCTCCCAGAGGTCGAGCTGTTCGATGATCCTCAGACCGCTCGAACGGTCGCGATGGGCCTTCACCACGCGAAAACCGATGGAGAGCCCATCGAGCGCACCGGCCCGCATGAGGGAGAGGATCTCCCGGGCGCGGCGGACATCCGGCAGGAGTTGCCCCACACAACGCAACCCGCGCTCGTCCTCCGTCAACTCGCTCCACCTGCCGATCGGCTCGGCAGGATCGTGCTGGAAGAGCATCTTGACGCCACCGGCACCGCGACGCGCCAACGTCCCGGCAAAGGCGCCGCGGCGGATCAGATCACGGCCGAGGTCCTCGCGATCGAAGAGGCTGGCGTACCCCTCGAACAGTCCCTCTTCACCGACCGATTTCAAGTCGAGGGCGGTAAAGGCGTACTCGCGTGGACCGGCATGCGCCGATGGCCCTTTGGCATTCTCCATACTTCACTCTCCCCGCTGTCCGGCTTCGCTTGCGGTGACGATGCGATCGCCACCCGCGACCGGTGGGTAGCCGACGGCGGCACGCCGCTCGTTGAGCGTCAGGAAGCTCGCGGCTTCTATTTTTTTCCAGTGCGCTTCGCGCTCGCTCGCCAGAGCCGCGATGGCCTCGAGATCGGGACAGAGCCGGACAGGCTCGCCAAAGGCCGGCGCGAGCCAACGCTCGAATGCCGTCAGTGTTCGGCGCACCAGCGGAAGCACGGTCTGACGCCAGAACGTTCGATTGGCCTCCTGGAGATTGGCGTAGGTGTTGTCGCCGGGGATCCCGAGGAGCATCGGCGGCACACCGATCGCCAGGGCGATCTCGCGCGCGGCGGCGTTGCGCGCCTCGATGAAATCCATGTCCTTGGGACTGAGGGCCATCGACTTCCAGTCGAGACCACCCTCGAGGAGAAGGGGCCGTCCGGCATTGCGGGCGCCCTGATAGCTCGCCTCCAATTCCTCCTTGAGACGCGCGAACTGCTCGTCGGACAGGTTGCCCTGCGCTGCCTGATAAACGAGCGCCCCCGAAGGTCGCGCGGCATTGTCGAGCAACGCCTTGTTCCAGCGGGCGGAGGCGTTGTGGATGTCGATGGAAGGAGCCGCGGCCTCTATGGGGCTGAAGCCGAAGTGGTCGTCGAGAGGATGAAAAAGTCCGAGGTGCAGAACGCGCGAGACCGGCGCGTCGGGGTCGTCACGGAGATGAAGGCGCTCGCCGCCGACACTGTAGATGTAACCGTCGATCCAGCCATCGCGGCCGGGCAGGACGGAAATCCGATCGGGGCGCAGGAGACGAAGCTCCCGCGGTTCTCCCGAGACGGTTGCCACCTCGCAGTAGGCGTTTCCTGCGACCAGCAGGTAGCCGTACCAGGCCTCGAAAAAGTCCGCAGCGCCACAGGTATCCCTCGCCCCCTCGATCAGCTCGACGAGCGGGTGGGTGTCGAGGCGGCGGCCGAGTTCGGTGACGACGAGCGGCACGCTGGCGGCCGCTTCGGCGATCAGCCGGACGGAGCGGTAGACGACCGCATTCTGCATGAACCCTTCGCGAGCGAACGCGCCGTAGTCACGGGGCGACCAGCGCGGGGAGTTCGCGTCGTGGAATGCGACGAGGTGATGGCCCGGCGCCGATTTCGTCCTCAAGGGTGAAATCGAACGCGCGAAGGCGATCCCGGCGGCGAGCCGCGAGACAAGTGACATGGGGCTGGTCCGTTCCTGTTGAAGCGGTTCCTGCGTCGCTCGAGCGATCGAGCCGGTGTCAGACCGTGCGCAGGCGCGGGGCGGCGCCGCCAACGAGCATGAGTTCCGTCAGCGCCCAGACGAGCGCATCCATACGGTCCGGGCTGCCGCGGCCCGCGAGACCATCGGGACCGAATGCGGCGAGCTGGTCCTCGAGGGCCGGAAAATGGCCGACGTGCGAGACGAGACCACGAGCATAGAGGGCCGCCACGGGCTCGGCGCGCACCCACTTTCCGCGGCTGGCGCGAACCTGACGCACGGCGACACCGGGGCGGATCTGCTGGAGGAGGTCATCCACGAGGTCGCCGCCCTGGTTCACCTCCGCGACGATGCAGTCCGCGCCATGGGCCTCGAGCAAGCGCACCCCATACGTTGCCCAGACGTGCGGCGGGGCGCGCTGCAGCGTCTCGTCGGCGAGCACATAGGCGCGACCGTCCTCCCCCTTGGCGGCAACGACGAGACCACAGGCGTCGGAGCCGGCATGAGCCGTGACGGGAGGATCGATGGCAACGACGATCCGCGCAAGGGGCGGGGCTGCCGCGACGCGATGACGCTCGAACCAGTCGCGTCGCCAGAGCGCATCCTCGCGGTCCTCGATGAGTTCGCCATCCAGCTCCTGGCGGCCAAGCAGGCTGGCTCCGTATCTCTCCTCGACAGCGGCAAGGAAGGTCGCTGCGAGATTGGCCTCGTTGTCCCTGGTGCGAGCGCGGCTCACGGCAACGCCGTCGCCGTCGTCGATCAGTCGACGCAGCAGCGGCATGGCACGGGGCGTCGTGGTGACGACTTGACGCGGATGGCTACCCAAGCGGAGGCCGAACTGCAGCATGTCCCAAGTCTCCTCGGCGTGTCGCCACTTGCAAATCTCGTCGCACCAGGCCGCATGGAACTGCGGCCCCCTGAGCCGCGACGGCGTCTCGGCGGAAAACAATTCGGCAATCGAGCCGCCAGGCCATACGAGCCGATGGCGGGCGGCCTCGTAGCGGGGCCGTTCTCGGGGCGGGTGGACGGCGAGAAGGCCCGAGACGCCCTCGACCATCACCGCGCGCGCGGCGTCCAGTGTCTCGCCGACCAGGGCGATGCGGAAGGCTGAGGGCGCGC is a window from the Hyphomicrobiales bacterium genome containing:
- a CDS encoding HK97 family phage prohead protease, which gives rise to MENAKGPSAHAGPREYAFTALDLKSVGEEGLFEGYASLFDREDLGRDLIRRGAFAGTLARRGAGGVKMLFQHDPAEPIGRWSELTEDERGLRCVGQLLPDVRRAREILSLMRAGALDGLSIGFRVVKAHRDRSSGLRIIEQLDLWEISVVTFPMQPMARVAQVAASPFAAGQPTERQFERWLTRDAGLTRTEARVLISEGFRALSRRLEARGGADDSEELCRTIDTARRLLETSYGTRKGKKT
- a CDS encoding phage portal protein, coding for MSLVSRLAAGIAFARSISPLRTKSAPGHHLVAFHDANSPRWSPRDYGAFAREGFMQNAVVYRSVRLIAEAAASVPLVVTELGRRLDTHPLVELIEGARDTCGAADFFEAWYGYLLVAGNAYCEVATVSGEPRELRLLRPDRISVLPGRDGWIDGYIYSVGGERLHLRDDPDAPVSRVLHLGLFHPLDDHFGFSPIEAAAPSIDIHNASARWNKALLDNAARPSGALVYQAAQGNLSDEQFARLKEELEASYQGARNAGRPLLLEGGLDWKSMALSPKDMDFIEARNAAAREIALAIGVPPMLLGIPGDNTYANLQEANRTFWRQTVLPLVRRTLTAFERWLAPAFGEPVRLCPDLEAIAALASEREAHWKKIEAASFLTLNERRAAVGYPPVAGGDRIVTASEAGQRGE
- a CDS encoding DNA-packaging protein, producing MRKAGAMRLRDALRRLAREGGLELALNELDRDQLVRLATDWQIWARDDQLPPAATATGRAWRTWLILGGRGAGKTRAGAEWVRAEVAGAPSAFRIALVGETLDAARAVMVEGVSGLLAVHPPRERPRYEAARHRLVWPGGSIAELFSAETPSRLRGPQFHAAWCDEICKWRHAEETWDMLQFGLRLGSHPRQVVTTTPRAMPLLRRLIDDGDGVAVSRARTRDNEANLAATFLAAVEERYGASLLGRQELDGELIEDREDALWRRDWFERHRVAAAPPLARIVVAIDPPVTAHAGSDACGLVVAAKGEDGRAYVLADETLQRAPPHVWATYGVRLLEAHGADCIVAEVNQGGDLVDDLLQQIRPGVAVRQVRASRGKWVRAEPVAALYARGLVSHVGHFPALEDQLAAFGPDGLAGRGSPDRMDALVWALTELMLVGGAAPRLRTV